Below is a genomic region from Candidatus Methylomirabilis limnetica.
ATCACCGGCCATTCCGCCGAGTTGTGCAGTCTGGTCTCTAACAGGATCTTTCTAACGATAACCGTACGAACAGAAGGGGAGACCGATGCCGAGCTATGATTTCAAGTGTGTGGAGTGTAGCAAGAAATTCTCACTGACGATGGGCATCAAAGAGCGGGGGACCAAGCGATTGA
It encodes:
- a CDS encoding FmdB family zinc ribbon protein, which codes for MPSYDFKCVECSKKFSLTMGIKERGTKRLKCPKCGAGKPEPIFSTFFAKTSRKS